From Selenomonas sp. AB3002, one genomic window encodes:
- a CDS encoding sigma-70 family RNA polymerase sigma factor, with the protein MPCDSSLTLFEDMYQKYFRRIYNYAYMRLLSREAAEDAVQDVFLAAFAALDRFAPTRGLREGGTYCLPADNRPSMAVGSGGAWLSKIAANRVTDLQKRAYSYREVSVGEVPEAAFEDTFDEGRTLRNPVNQRVYRILKKLSEGERELLALRYEMELTNEEIAEHMGLSVNAVSHRYSRLLAKCHRIDGET; encoded by the coding sequence GTGCCCTGTGATTCCAGCTTGACGCTGTTTGAGGACATGTACCAAAAATATTTCCGGCGCATCTACAACTACGCCTATATGCGGCTCCTGAGCCGGGAGGCGGCGGAGGACGCTGTGCAGGATGTGTTTCTGGCGGCTTTTGCGGCTCTGGACAGGTTTGCCCCCACGCGGGGCCTGCGGGAAGGCGGGACATACTGTCTCCCCGCCGACAACAGACCATCCATGGCCGTGGGCAGCGGCGGGGCGTGGCTCTCGAAGATTGCGGCCAATCGCGTGACGGACTTGCAGAAACGGGCCTATAGCTACCGCGAAGTCAGCGTGGGGGAAGTGCCGGAGGCGGCCTTCGAGGACACTTTTGACGAGGGGAGAACCCTCAGGAATCCTGTCAATCAGCGGGTTTATCGCATCCTGAAAAAATTATCCGAGGGAGAGCGGGAGCTTTTGGCTCTGCGCTATGAAATGGAGCTGACCAACGAGGAAATCGCCGAGCACATGGGGCTGAGCGTGAACGCAGTCAGCCATCGCTACAGCCGCCTGCTGGCAAAGTGCCACCGGATAGACGGGGAAACATGA
- a CDS encoding radical SAM protein — protein MRISTYEIILPLVEGEKKIEDKALLVNGLYFSFDVVAKEEADKFVAGDFAALPIALREWLLGRGHLTRKSEAEEIADMKLLGRIHRMIPARAGLGVVIIPTYDCNFRCPYCFEQHRLKKGQEWLSSTMSHEMVEAVFAAIESYKARGYSLGYCTLYGGEPFLAENIHVLREIAGHAKKLGLTLDAITNGYDLEAYLDFMEEYDCKQLQVTVDGVGEVNDRRRIHKEGLPTYDRILSNVELALQRGISISLRVNVGRENISGMGALIEDLRGRGFMDREKERVAEEEKLRETGGKPERGRFSYYFKATNNDRHPENNITEQDIIDELMKNGFTAMEAIGLQSQYSGPEQVLGQIFAKKALPQPSPTFCGSEAGMLVIDPFGKLYPCWDVVAKEDTAVGFTDEQSGRFLMSLTKAKWRTRTSDILPACQSCPYVFICRGGCASRAFAEHGSYFREHCGEAKEIFAFVASRVAGEAWAKNHESELSLSLAGPLSRLTEAERKTLTESRSQKEIFTCLKAAGLWGESEQENS, from the coding sequence ATGAGAATAAGCACCTATGAAATCATTTTGCCACTGGTGGAGGGCGAAAAAAAAATCGAGGATAAAGCCCTGCTGGTGAACGGCCTCTATTTCTCCTTTGACGTGGTGGCAAAGGAGGAGGCAGACAAATTCGTGGCAGGGGACTTCGCCGCTCTCCCCATCGCCCTGCGGGAGTGGCTGCTCGGGAGGGGGCATCTCACGCGCAAGAGCGAGGCGGAGGAAATCGCCGACATGAAGCTCCTTGGCCGTATCCATCGCATGATTCCGGCCCGGGCAGGTCTGGGCGTTGTCATCATACCCACCTACGACTGCAATTTCCGCTGTCCCTATTGCTTCGAGCAGCACCGCCTCAAAAAGGGGCAGGAGTGGCTCTCAAGCACCATGAGCCATGAAATGGTGGAGGCGGTATTTGCCGCCATTGAGAGCTACAAAGCCAGGGGGTACTCCCTGGGGTACTGCACCCTCTACGGCGGGGAGCCATTCCTGGCGGAAAACATCCATGTCCTGCGGGAAATCGCCGGGCACGCCAAAAAGCTGGGCCTCACATTGGACGCCATCACCAACGGCTATGACCTGGAGGCCTACCTGGACTTTATGGAGGAGTACGACTGCAAGCAGCTGCAGGTGACGGTGGACGGCGTAGGGGAGGTCAATGACCGGCGGCGCATCCACAAGGAGGGCCTGCCCACCTATGACCGTATTTTAAGCAATGTAGAGCTGGCCCTGCAACGGGGCATATCCATCAGCCTGAGGGTGAATGTGGGGCGCGAAAACATTTCCGGCATGGGGGCGCTTATCGAAGACCTGCGGGGGCGGGGCTTCATGGACAGGGAAAAAGAGCGTGTCGCCGAGGAGGAAAAATTGCGGGAAACCGGCGGGAAGCCTGAGCGGGGGAGATTTTCCTATTATTTCAAGGCCACCAACAATGACCGGCATCCCGAAAACAATATCACTGAGCAGGACATCATTGACGAACTGATGAAAAACGGCTTCACCGCCATGGAAGCCATCGGGCTGCAGAGCCAGTACAGCGGCCCGGAGCAGGTGCTCGGGCAGATTTTTGCGAAGAAAGCGCTGCCACAGCCCTCTCCCACATTTTGCGGCTCGGAGGCGGGGATGCTGGTCATCGACCCCTTTGGCAAGCTCTATCCCTGCTGGGATGTCGTGGCGAAGGAGGACACTGCCGTGGGCTTCACCGATGAGCAGTCCGGGCGTTTCCTGATGAGCCTCACGAAGGCTAAGTGGCGCACCCGCACCTCGGATATCCTGCCCGCCTGCCAGTCTTGCCCCTACGTCTTCATCTGCCGGGGCGGCTGCGCCTCCCGGGCTTTCGCAGAGCACGGGAGCTATTTCCGGGAGCACTGCGGCGAGGCAAAGGAAATCTTCGCCTTTGTGGCCTCCAGGGTGGCCGGGGAGGCATGGGCGAAGAACCATGAGAGCGAGCTTTCCCTCTCCCTGGCAGGACCCCTCTCGCGCCTGACAGAGGCGGAGCGCAAAACCCTCACGGAGTCCCGCAGCCAGAAGGAAATCTTCACTTGCCTCAAGGCGGCGGGGCTGTGGGGGGAGAGTGAGCAAGAAAATTCATGA
- a CDS encoding STAS domain-containing protein, whose amino-acid sequence MSEEFTYATSEGPNGWTIWQVIGRIDVSTADEAYASGEEIVKGNEKIAIDLSTLEYISSAGLRVILRLNKLAKKSGHKLTVCGAYGMVKSVLKDSGMDVLLAAKESLDELS is encoded by the coding sequence ATGTCAGAAGAATTCACATACGCAACTTCCGAAGGCCCTAATGGCTGGACTATTTGGCAGGTAATTGGCCGGATTGATGTGTCCACCGCTGATGAAGCCTATGCCAGTGGTGAGGAAATCGTGAAAGGCAATGAGAAAATTGCCATTGACTTGTCCACGCTTGAGTATATCTCCAGCGCAGGACTACGGGTGATCCTGCGCCTCAATAAACTGGCCAAGAAATCCGGACACAAGCTCACCGTCTGCGGTGCGTATGGCATGGTGAAATCAGTCCTGAAGGACAGTGGCATGGATGTGCTCCTGGCGGCGAAGGAATCTTTGGACGAGCTTTCCTGA
- a CDS encoding NHLP family bacteriocin export ABC transporter peptidase/permease/ATPase subunit: protein MGINFFQNKYRTKVPTVLQMEATECGAASLAMVLAHYGKWLPLEKLRQDCGVTRDGSNAQNILRAAKNHGCTAKGFAGRPNVLRKKEYPLILFWEFNHFVVLEGIKGDTVYLNDPAMGRRTVAWEEFVGSYTGVYLAIRPGQGFKKEGHRYSVVQAIAGRLREDNWAVLFVSLLGLAMILPGLAVPVLNQIFLDDIFSLKHVDWVNKFIGAMVITMVLLGIMTTMRSMVLTYWQKKLTLADSSGFFWHVLRLPVAFFQQRFAADVASRIQYNEMNAEVLSNQAATSLLDMLVAVFYLGLLFQYSVPLTLIGVSVSLVNVGVFLYMRRRLTDLTMRMQQDTGKAYGVLMSGIMMIESIKANGSESDLFNKWAGYRAKVLMATQERDMWSLKVKLLPSILVGVNSAIIMTVGGFSIMEGVMTAGIYTAVNTLLAKFQEPMQKLLTFGATLQNTEMQMQRLDDVRRYQIDQLNYPDEGQQITFKGTRLSGELTLQDVSFGYSPLDPPLLEHFNLHLLPGRWAAVVGSSGSGKSTLAKLTAGLYEEWSGQVRFDGVPRREIPRAVIVNSISTVDQDIFQIEGTIRENISLFDSGLPKADIIQAARDACIEEDILRLQGGYEAKVSEGGLNFSGGQRQRMEIARALATNPSLLILDEATSAIDPMTEQKILENIRRRGCSCLIVAHRLSTIRDTDEIIVLEHGKVAERGTHRELMQHEGAYRRLIEEREQEDTGEPTLD, encoded by the coding sequence ATGGGCATAAATTTCTTTCAAAACAAATACCGTACCAAAGTCCCCACCGTCCTCCAGATGGAGGCCACGGAGTGCGGCGCGGCATCCCTGGCCATGGTGCTGGCCCATTATGGCAAGTGGCTGCCCCTGGAGAAGCTCAGGCAGGACTGCGGTGTGACCAGGGACGGCAGCAACGCCCAGAATATCCTCCGGGCCGCGAAAAATCACGGCTGCACCGCCAAGGGCTTTGCAGGCCGTCCAAACGTACTCAGGAAGAAGGAATATCCCCTGATACTCTTCTGGGAATTCAATCATTTTGTGGTGCTGGAGGGCATCAAGGGGGATACGGTGTATCTCAATGACCCAGCCATGGGGCGGCGCACCGTGGCCTGGGAAGAGTTTGTGGGCTCTTATACCGGCGTCTACCTTGCCATCCGACCAGGCCAGGGCTTCAAAAAAGAAGGGCATCGCTACAGCGTGGTGCAGGCAATTGCCGGGAGGCTCAGGGAGGACAACTGGGCAGTGCTCTTTGTGTCCCTTCTGGGGCTGGCCATGATCCTGCCGGGGCTGGCTGTGCCAGTGCTGAACCAGATTTTTCTCGATGATATTTTCTCCCTGAAGCATGTGGACTGGGTGAATAAATTCATTGGGGCCATGGTCATCACCATGGTGCTCCTGGGCATCATGACCACCATGCGATCCATGGTGCTGACCTACTGGCAGAAAAAGCTGACCCTGGCCGATTCTTCTGGCTTCTTCTGGCATGTCCTGCGCCTGCCCGTGGCCTTTTTCCAGCAGCGTTTCGCGGCAGATGTGGCCTCCCGCATCCAGTATAACGAGATGAATGCCGAGGTGCTGTCGAACCAGGCCGCCACATCCCTCCTGGATATGCTGGTAGCCGTCTTTTATCTGGGCCTGCTCTTCCAGTACAGCGTGCCTCTGACCCTTATCGGCGTGTCCGTGAGCCTGGTGAATGTGGGCGTCTTCCTCTATATGCGCCGCCGCCTGACGGATCTCACCATGCGGATGCAGCAAGATACAGGCAAGGCTTACGGCGTCCTGATGAGCGGCATCATGATGATTGAGAGCATCAAGGCCAATGGCAGCGAAAGCGATCTCTTCAATAAATGGGCAGGCTATCGGGCCAAAGTCCTGATGGCGACTCAGGAGCGGGATATGTGGTCACTCAAAGTGAAGCTCCTGCCCAGCATCCTTGTGGGGGTGAACAGCGCCATCATCATGACGGTGGGGGGCTTCTCCATCATGGAAGGGGTCATGACCGCCGGCATCTATACGGCGGTGAACACCCTGCTCGCGAAATTCCAGGAGCCCATGCAGAAGCTCCTCACCTTCGGTGCCACCCTCCAGAACACGGAAATGCAGATGCAGCGTCTGGATGATGTGCGGCGCTACCAAATCGACCAGCTGAATTATCCCGATGAAGGTCAGCAGATAACCTTCAAGGGCACCCGCCTCTCCGGGGAGCTTACGCTGCAGGACGTGTCCTTCGGCTACAGCCCTTTGGATCCACCCCTGCTGGAGCATTTCAACCTGCACCTCTTGCCCGGTCGCTGGGCGGCGGTGGTAGGCTCCTCCGGCAGTGGCAAATCCACCCTGGCCAAGCTCACGGCGGGACTGTATGAGGAGTGGTCGGGGCAGGTGCGCTTTGACGGGGTGCCGCGCCGGGAGATTCCCCGGGCTGTGATTGTGAACTCCATCTCCACGGTGGATCAGGACATTTTCCAGATCGAGGGCACCATACGGGAAAACATCTCCCTCTTTGACAGCGGCCTGCCCAAGGCTGACATCATACAGGCGGCCCGGGATGCCTGCATCGAGGAGGATATCCTGCGCCTCCAGGGTGGCTACGAGGCGAAGGTTTCCGAGGGAGGTCTGAACTTCTCCGGGGGTCAGCGGCAGCGCATGGAGATTGCCCGGGCCCTGGCCACGAATCCCTCCCTGCTGATATTGGACGAGGCCACCAGTGCTATCGACCCCATGACGGAGCAGAAAATCCTGGAGAACATCAGGAGACGGGGCTGTTCCTGCCTCATCGTGGCCCATCGCCTTTCCACCATCCGGGACACGGATGAAATCATCGTGCTGGAGCATGGCAAGGTGGCGGAGCGGGGCACCCACAGGGAGCTTATGCAGCATGAGGGGGCTTACCGCCGCCTGATTGAGGAACGGGAACAGGAAGATACAGGCGAGCCGACACTGGACTAA
- a CDS encoding NHLP bacteriocin export ABC transporter permease/ATPase subunit, which translates to MINLVAGERFRLPDEPKLWRVAAGKVEVYAVTRKNISFRQIFLTELSTGEAAFPPLDEFGEIDFLLYGAEDTSLEEIPFDNMTAEELHPLMKVWFSHLLLLSWVRLMADRGDEILKTWSDGSVLSGKEHNHGELIEDFEENESIFSMLLGTRFQAQDELLSQRMERRAQKERRIVDETIADLLDEEVVPEAEESGSVKFETAVFLVRAAAKALGMSAADIHIAPEMVQRLDQLSLIRRLTKKGGMELRLVKLQKDWHTGDSGVMIGYYGDKAEPVLLKPVTPESYLLVTRENPGGIPVTEEVAARLSQDAMLFYAGLPARVLSRLDLFKFMLRQNWRTDAKTIVAVSLLAGLIPIITPIITETMFSDIIPILDRKGLATVTQVAMVAGFTTAALTAVRSVAILRFAQKGSMAAEAAMLSRLLSLPVGFFRKLSSGEMVARVTGLSLIQTFLTGETVGVIFSFLCSFWSLGLMCWYSLKLTAVAVAVWLVYLLLSFLILSKLVRAERLKTTATNQTSGILAQIFTGLVKFRVKGAESQAYRLWGRKFAEEWRANYAARWQKNYGTILAAVQPILLALLVYYVALKELAAGSGSTAAGAAASLFAADEPMTVAKFLAFQSAYTAFNTSLAAVIPVIEQMSVILPLLENLKPILETAPESGEEKVEADVLSGALEVKNLTFAYREDTPNVLNDVSFRIAAGEHVAIVGRSGCGKSTLIRLLLGFESPKSGAVYYDGQDLSELDLPSVRCQLGVVLQNGQLMTGDIFHNIIGTNDLTLDDAWAAAEAAGVADDIREMPMQMNTVVSEGSTNISGGQRQRILIARALAMKPAIIICDEATSALDNRTQAIVTKSLDRLKTTRIVVAHRLSTIRHADRIIVLEGGRIAESGTFEELTAKGGLFASFVKRQVA; encoded by the coding sequence TTGATAAATCTTGTTGCGGGAGAGCGTTTCCGCCTGCCGGATGAGCCGAAGCTTTGGCGGGTGGCGGCGGGGAAGGTGGAAGTCTACGCCGTTACCCGCAAAAACATTTCTTTTCGGCAAATATTTTTGACAGAACTCAGTACAGGGGAAGCAGCCTTTCCGCCCCTGGACGAATTTGGGGAAATCGACTTCCTGCTCTATGGGGCAGAAGATACCTCGCTAGAAGAAATTCCCTTTGATAATATGACGGCAGAGGAACTTCATCCCCTAATGAAAGTGTGGTTTTCACATCTGCTGCTGCTCTCCTGGGTGCGCCTGATGGCCGACCGGGGCGACGAGATACTGAAAACCTGGTCTGATGGCTCGGTGCTATCCGGCAAGGAGCATAACCACGGAGAACTCATCGAGGACTTTGAGGAAAACGAAAGCATCTTTTCCATGCTGCTGGGCACCCGCTTCCAGGCTCAGGACGAGCTGCTCTCCCAGAGGATGGAACGCCGCGCCCAAAAAGAGCGACGTATTGTGGATGAGACCATAGCCGACCTCCTGGATGAAGAAGTAGTGCCGGAGGCGGAGGAGAGCGGCAGCGTCAAGTTCGAAACGGCGGTGTTTCTGGTGCGTGCCGCCGCCAAAGCCCTGGGCATGTCGGCGGCGGACATCCACATCGCGCCGGAAATGGTCCAAAGGCTGGATCAGCTTTCCCTTATCCGCCGTTTGACGAAAAAGGGGGGCATGGAACTGCGGCTGGTGAAATTGCAGAAAGACTGGCACACCGGCGACAGCGGCGTGATGATCGGCTACTATGGTGACAAGGCTGAGCCTGTGCTGCTGAAGCCAGTCACGCCGGAAAGCTACCTGCTCGTCACTCGGGAAAATCCCGGCGGCATTCCCGTCACGGAGGAAGTGGCCGCCCGCCTTTCCCAGGATGCCATGCTTTTCTACGCGGGACTGCCCGCCAGGGTCCTCTCCCGCCTTGACCTCTTTAAATTCATGCTGCGCCAGAACTGGCGCACGGATGCCAAGACCATCGTAGCCGTGAGCCTTTTGGCGGGGCTGATTCCCATCATCACCCCGATTATCACTGAGACCATGTTCTCGGACATCATCCCCATTCTCGACCGCAAGGGGCTGGCCACTGTCACCCAGGTGGCCATGGTGGCAGGCTTCACCACGGCGGCCCTCACAGCGGTGCGCTCCGTGGCCATCCTGCGCTTTGCCCAGAAGGGGAGCATGGCGGCGGAGGCGGCGATGCTCTCAAGGCTCCTCTCCCTGCCCGTGGGCTTTTTCCGTAAGCTTTCCTCGGGGGAGATGGTAGCGCGGGTGACGGGGCTGTCCCTGATACAGACCTTTTTGACCGGAGAAACCGTGGGAGTCATCTTTTCCTTTCTCTGCTCCTTTTGGAGCCTGGGCCTCATGTGCTGGTACAGCCTGAAGCTCACCGCCGTGGCGGTGGCAGTGTGGCTGGTGTATCTCCTCCTCAGCTTCCTCATCCTGTCAAAGCTCGTCAGGGCGGAGCGGCTCAAGACCACCGCCACCAACCAGACCTCCGGCATCCTGGCCCAGATCTTCACGGGGCTGGTGAAATTCCGGGTGAAGGGGGCGGAGTCCCAGGCCTACCGGCTCTGGGGGAGAAAATTCGCCGAGGAATGGCGGGCAAACTATGCAGCCCGCTGGCAGAAAAACTACGGCACCATCCTGGCCGCCGTGCAGCCCATCCTGCTTGCTCTGCTCGTTTACTATGTGGCACTGAAGGAACTGGCTGCCGGGTCGGGCAGTACGGCGGCCGGGGCGGCGGCAAGCCTTTTCGCCGCTGATGAGCCTATGACGGTGGCGAAGTTCCTCGCCTTCCAGTCCGCCTATACGGCCTTCAATACCTCCCTTGCCGCCGTGATTCCCGTGATCGAGCAGATGTCCGTCATCCTTCCCCTGCTGGAGAATCTGAAGCCAATCCTTGAAACCGCACCGGAGAGCGGCGAGGAAAAGGTGGAGGCCGATGTGCTCTCCGGGGCACTGGAGGTGAAGAACCTGACTTTCGCCTACCGGGAGGATACCCCCAATGTCTTAAATGATGTGAGCTTTCGCATTGCGGCGGGGGAACACGTGGCCATCGTGGGCAGATCCGGCTGCGGAAAGTCCACCCTCATCCGCCTCCTCTTGGGCTTTGAATCCCCTAAAAGCGGCGCGGTGTATTACGACGGGCAGGATCTTTCTGAGCTGGATCTCCCTTCGGTGCGCTGCCAGCTGGGGGTGGTGCTGCAGAATGGCCAGCTCATGACTGGGGACATCTTCCACAACATCATCGGTACCAACGACCTCACCCTGGACGATGCCTGGGCAGCGGCAGAGGCGGCGGGGGTGGCAGATGATATCCGCGAGATGCCCATGCAGATGAATACGGTGGTCAGCGAGGGCAGCACGAATATTTCCGGCGGGCAGCGCCAGCGCATCCTGATTGCCAGGGCCCTGGCCATGAAGCCTGCCATCATCATCTGCGACGAGGCCACCAGCGCCCTGGACAACCGCACCCAGGCCATCGTGACCAAGAGCCTGGATCGCCTGAAAACCACCCGCATCGTAGTAGCCCACCGTCTCTCCACCATTCGCCACGCCGACCGCATCATCGTCTTGGAGGGCGGCCGCATCGCCGAAAGCGGCACCTTCGAGGAGCTGACGGCAAAGGGCGGGCTGTTCGCTTCCTTCGTGAAGCGGCAGGTGGCATGA